A region of Shewanella psychromarinicola DNA encodes the following proteins:
- the cdd gene encoding cytidine deaminase: MQNRFLNSITQLDKPLATALVPLLHDQFCGHIDASQFAGLVKASGKPEQQVLMDLLPIAAALANPPISEFYVGAIAKGASGDLYMGANLELPGEALFHSVHAEQSAISHAWLSGETEVVDIIVNFSPCGHCRQFMNELVNGSKINIHLPEQETQTLAHYLPYAFGPADLDVTMPLLSKRELEFNCDSDDPMIIEAIDQMGLSYAPYTNSNAAVVLETNDGATFCGRYAESAAFNPSMQPMQMALSNLIRNNRQYSEIKRAVLVESSVGKITLVGAAMDALHAIAPIELQHMVVEPLLK, from the coding sequence ATGCAAAATCGTTTTTTAAACAGCATTACTCAACTAGACAAGCCTTTGGCTACAGCACTTGTGCCATTATTACATGACCAATTTTGTGGTCATATTGATGCCAGCCAATTTGCAGGCCTTGTCAAGGCAAGCGGTAAACCAGAACAGCAAGTGCTCATGGACTTATTGCCCATTGCAGCAGCACTTGCAAACCCACCAATAAGCGAGTTTTACGTCGGCGCCATTGCAAAAGGAGCCAGTGGTGACTTGTACATGGGCGCCAATTTAGAATTACCCGGTGAAGCGTTATTCCACAGTGTACATGCAGAACAAAGTGCCATCAGTCATGCGTGGTTAAGTGGTGAAACAGAAGTTGTTGATATTATTGTTAATTTCAGCCCCTGTGGCCATTGCCGTCAATTTATGAACGAACTGGTCAATGGCAGTAAGATTAACATTCACCTACCAGAGCAAGAAACCCAAACGTTAGCCCATTATTTACCCTATGCTTTTGGACCGGCAGACTTAGATGTCACCATGCCACTATTAAGTAAACGTGAGCTAGAATTTAATTGTGATTCAGATGACCCAATGATCATCGAAGCCATTGACCAAATGGGGCTAAGTTATGCGCCATACACCAATAGCAATGCAGCTGTTGTGTTAGAAACCAACGATGGCGCCACTTTCTGCGGCCGCTATGCTGAAAGTGCGGCATTTAATCCATCAATGCAACCGATGCAAATGGCTTTATCCAATCTAATTCGCAACAATCGTCAATACAGTGAAATAAAGCGGGCAGTATTAGTGGAATCATCTGTAGGAAAGATTACCTTAGTCGGTGCCGCAATGGATGCCCTGCATGCCATTGCCCCAATTGAACTTCAACACATGGTTGTAGAACCTTTGCTGAAATAA
- a CDS encoding YnbE family lipoprotein, translated as MASLWLSACTPTVKIEPPDKPIVINLNVKIEHEIKIKVEKELNNLLENDELF; from the coding sequence ATGGCATCGTTATGGCTCTCAGCCTGTACGCCCACGGTAAAGATAGAACCACCCGATAAGCCTATTGTAATTAATTTAAATGTTAAAATTGAGCATGAAATTAAAATTAAAGTGGAAAAAGAGCTTAATAATCTACTTGAAAATGATGAGTTATTTTAA
- a CDS encoding YdbH domain-containing protein — protein sequence MRISSLNKILLFILFCTVALVWAIIENAKPLAVKILNNLLADNHIEVLNFDAEYVSFNHLYIPRLVLKIEDSHIAIQEFNLELRDSLQILKNQQISADDIVSIKTQSVYVDLGDSFFIRQSQQTEESPAAMQLNLAKLPMIELGEINIKLPVLDKNTPQQHTLKMDQLTLTQKGQLNTLWRFNDFPLFSLNATLDKRVWQFTTLVDLGLSYQGLESLEQYLSLLTSKAHSQQAQTNNMLHGLHKQLSQILQPIRQQQVTIDGLWTAKSKIDLISGEMSSQQSIDEFSLHSPLWPSVYFAPQQPVNVVLNVGNYPITASLDDNKTTDTFAIKIDIAPINYQLSPSEHDRNQLIALLADDHASQIVHIIEQLTPKSASQPAHINVQMAYPIEVVLPLQNDVLPLQMSIPDLAVSIEGLLLQSKLKLAHTIFNSHQQFRSDVDWDLTLATSKTANNKSEQQLVQKSTTDKATVIKPVTASVNKNASILVATPAPSAIDIKALFPELPLDQLSLSDAKVHLVGQISQQQHQLTLSLHPSSSLAVNHTSFSRSISSDNEQHTKQTKNTSTQLGSFGFTLNDTSTMTFKQPNTQINLSPFTVQISQLIAQQAIHSDKSKLSTTQASVSKADISINQGLSLALNQHDAIEKSLAHWLQIPATNDISWRINKLDITKQLGKNRRQPLLALDKLNVTQQLTLSKGLLVGSEQWQLDTLNLSSYHLLKFADKKSPLSLAGQWTFDTDIEAAMKTLQKVQPLPSDLSIQGHSKLVAGFALSEIDNTSQFEMKIQQQLSSLSGQWQDKSFTGGDVFAQCQYNWQQTHDGPNTPAAEKHFAHSQLVCPQTAISLQQAKLGLSLTNLNLNADIELNKDGNKTPTNWLQQVTGLSETNINLTASGDMLDGRFLLPEFVLKLHDKSYGYLLLQGLSLETFLQEQPQVGVKANGLFDGVLPAELVDGKVTIEGGKLAARAPGGLIEVAGNPAMDQLELSQPYLGLVFTALEHLNYSELASTFDMTPSGEAVINIGVKGNSRGIERPVHLNYTHQENLIQLYKSTQISNQLQNKIETKVQ from the coding sequence TTGCGCATATCTAGCCTTAACAAGATCTTACTCTTTATCCTGTTTTGCACAGTCGCTTTAGTGTGGGCCATCATCGAAAATGCCAAGCCTCTTGCGGTCAAAATACTGAATAACTTATTGGCTGATAACCATATCGAAGTCCTTAACTTTGATGCGGAATATGTCTCATTCAATCATCTTTATATTCCTAGACTGGTATTGAAAATTGAAGACAGTCATATCGCGATTCAAGAGTTTAACCTTGAACTGCGAGACAGCCTGCAAATCCTTAAAAACCAACAAATCAGCGCTGACGATATTGTAAGTATCAAAACACAAAGTGTTTATGTTGATTTGGGTGACAGTTTTTTCATTCGTCAATCACAACAAACTGAAGAATCACCGGCTGCAATGCAACTCAACCTGGCTAAATTGCCGATGATTGAGTTAGGTGAAATTAACATTAAGCTTCCTGTGCTGGATAAAAATACCCCACAGCAACACACTTTAAAAATGGACCAGCTCACATTGACCCAAAAAGGTCAGCTAAATACTTTGTGGCGTTTTAATGACTTCCCGCTATTTAGTCTCAATGCCACCTTAGACAAACGTGTATGGCAATTTACCACCCTGGTTGATTTAGGCTTAAGCTATCAGGGGCTTGAGTCGTTAGAGCAATATTTAAGCTTATTAACCAGCAAAGCGCACTCACAACAAGCGCAAACCAATAATATGCTTCATGGTTTACACAAACAGTTGTCACAAATACTGCAACCCATTCGTCAGCAGCAAGTGACCATTGACGGCCTGTGGACTGCCAAGAGTAAAATAGATTTAATCAGCGGCGAGATGAGCAGTCAACAATCGATAGACGAGTTCTCCCTGCACTCTCCACTGTGGCCCAGTGTCTATTTTGCGCCGCAGCAACCGGTTAACGTCGTGCTTAATGTGGGTAACTACCCAATAACGGCATCATTAGACGACAACAAAACCACTGACACATTCGCGATAAAAATCGACATTGCCCCAATAAACTATCAACTGTCACCCTCTGAGCACGACAGAAACCAGTTAATTGCATTATTAGCCGATGATCATGCTAGTCAAATAGTTCACATCATTGAACAATTAACCCCTAAATCGGCTTCCCAGCCAGCCCACATTAATGTGCAGATGGCCTATCCTATTGAAGTTGTTCTTCCTCTGCAAAATGATGTGTTACCGCTGCAGATGTCAATCCCTGATCTGGCGGTCAGCATTGAAGGGTTATTGCTACAAAGCAAGCTGAAACTGGCACATACTATATTCAACAGCCATCAACAATTTCGCAGTGATGTCGACTGGGATCTAACCTTAGCGACGAGTAAAACGGCCAACAACAAGAGCGAACAACAACTAGTACAAAAATCTACCACCGACAAGGCTACGGTCATAAAACCAGTAACCGCCAGCGTAAATAAAAATGCATCCATACTAGTTGCCACGCCTGCGCCAAGTGCTATAGATATTAAAGCCTTATTCCCTGAGCTCCCCTTAGATCAGCTTTCGTTGTCAGATGCAAAAGTGCATTTAGTCGGTCAAATATCACAGCAACAACATCAATTAACACTGTCATTACACCCGAGCTCCAGCCTAGCCGTCAACCACACAAGCTTTTCGCGAAGCATATCCAGTGATAATGAACAACACACCAAACAGACCAAAAACACCTCGACACAATTGGGTTCATTCGGGTTTACTCTCAACGACACTTCGACCATGACATTCAAACAACCTAATACTCAAATCAACCTATCACCGTTTACCGTGCAAATTAGCCAACTTATCGCCCAACAAGCAATCCATTCGGACAAAAGTAAACTATCGACCACACAGGCCTCGGTGAGTAAAGCCGATATTAGTATCAACCAAGGTTTATCCCTAGCGTTAAATCAACATGATGCCATCGAAAAGTCGCTAGCACATTGGCTACAAATCCCGGCGACTAATGACATAAGCTGGCGCATCAATAAGCTCGACATAACAAAACAACTGGGCAAAAATCGCCGCCAACCTCTGCTTGCGCTGGATAAGCTTAACGTCACTCAGCAGCTTACCTTGTCCAAAGGATTACTGGTGGGTAGTGAGCAATGGCAACTCGATACACTTAACTTAAGCAGTTATCACTTACTCAAATTTGCCGATAAAAAAAGTCCATTATCATTAGCGGGTCAATGGACGTTTGATACCGACATTGAAGCAGCAATGAAGACATTACAAAAAGTCCAACCGTTACCCAGTGATTTGTCTATTCAAGGCCACAGTAAACTTGTAGCAGGCTTTGCATTAAGTGAAATAGACAACACCAGTCAGTTTGAAATGAAAATTCAACAGCAGTTATCATCCTTGTCAGGTCAATGGCAAGATAAATCATTTACCGGTGGAGACGTGTTTGCCCAATGCCAATATAACTGGCAACAAACTCACGATGGTCCTAATACTCCTGCTGCTGAAAAACACTTTGCCCACAGTCAATTAGTCTGCCCACAAACCGCAATCAGTTTACAGCAAGCTAAGCTTGGGTTATCGCTAACAAACTTGAATCTAAATGCCGATATCGAACTCAATAAAGATGGCAACAAAACGCCGACCAACTGGTTACAGCAAGTCACAGGGTTAAGCGAAACCAACATCAATCTTACCGCCAGCGGTGACATGCTTGATGGACGCTTTTTATTACCTGAGTTTGTGCTAAAACTACATGATAAATCTTATGGATACTTGTTATTACAAGGGCTCAGTTTAGAGACGTTTTTACAAGAACAACCGCAAGTGGGTGTTAAAGCCAATGGCTTATTTGATGGCGTATTACCTGCTGAGCTCGTTGACGGTAAAGTGACTATCGAAGGCGGGAAACTCGCCGCACGAGCACCTGGCGGATTAATTGAAGTTGCCGGAAATCCTGCAATGGATCAGCTAGAATTATCTCAACCTTATCTTGGATTAGTCTTTACCGCACTTGAGCATCTTAACTACAGTGAATTGGCGAGTACATTTGATATGACGCCAAGCGGAGAAGCGGTAATAAATATTGGTGTAAAAGGTAATAGCCGTGGAATTGAGCGCCCTGTTCATCTCAATTACACTCACCAAGAAAACTTAATTCAATTATACAAAAGTACCCAGATCAGCAATCAACTCCAAAACAAAATTGAAACAAAAGTCCAATAG
- a CDS encoding cold-shock protein: MSQVTGVVKWFNSDKGFGFIEQESGPDVFVHFRAINSDGFKTLDEGQKVSFTVTQGQKGPQAENVSVVG; this comes from the coding sequence ATGTCTCAAGTTACTGGTGTTGTTAAGTGGTTTAACTCTGATAAAGGTTTCGGATTTATTGAGCAAGAGTCTGGTCCAGACGTTTTTGTTCACTTCCGTGCTATCAATTCAGACGGTTTCAAAACTCTTGACGAAGGTCAGAAAGTTTCTTTCACTGTGACTCAAGGTCAGAAAGGTCCTCAAGCTGAGAACGTTTCAGTAGTTGGTTAA
- a CDS encoding 2OG-Fe(II) oxygenase: MVSQISEAMLDVIADALVDKGYILLSDIIPDYVSLALLEKMQAEQNIEFKKAAIGRGIEQQINTEVRCDKISWLDNQDHIDREYILVMNQLKDGLNRRLFMGLFDFESHYAVYEPGAFYKKHLDSLHGSQNRILSTVFFLNPDWQENDGGELILYDESDLPLEVVNPNIGTLVLFLSERFPHEVRPTMKTRNSIAGWFRVSNANHGF, translated from the coding sequence ATGGTTTCGCAAATAAGTGAAGCAATGCTGGATGTGATCGCCGATGCGTTAGTCGATAAAGGGTATATCCTTTTATCAGATATCATTCCTGATTATGTAAGTTTAGCCTTGCTTGAAAAAATGCAAGCTGAGCAAAATATTGAATTTAAAAAAGCGGCTATCGGTCGAGGTATAGAACAGCAAATCAATACTGAAGTTCGTTGCGATAAAATTAGCTGGCTGGACAATCAAGATCATATTGACCGAGAATATATATTGGTTATGAACCAATTGAAAGATGGCCTAAATCGACGTTTGTTTATGGGACTATTTGATTTTGAAAGTCACTATGCCGTGTATGAGCCGGGTGCGTTTTATAAAAAACACCTTGATTCACTTCATGGCAGCCAAAATCGTATTTTATCGACAGTATTTTTCTTAAACCCTGATTGGCAAGAAAACGACGGCGGTGAATTGATTCTTTATGATGAGTCTGATTTACCACTAGAAGTCGTTAATCCGAATATTGGTACCTTAGTACTGTTTTTAAGTGAACGCTTCCCCCATGAAGTCAGGCCAACAATGAAAACCCGTAATAGTATTGCCGGATGGTTTAGGGTGAGTAACGCCAATCACGGTTTTTAA
- a CDS encoding YdbL family protein: protein MKSTFTLATAICLTSLLWCATAWAMTLQEAKTARIVGEQPNGYLGVVIESPETQQLVLTINAKRKHYYQIIANRHNISLDKVATLAAQKAIEAAEPGHMIQTPQGLWLKK from the coding sequence ATGAAATCGACATTCACTCTAGCAACTGCAATATGCTTAACCAGTCTATTATGGTGTGCCACCGCGTGGGCAATGACATTGCAAGAGGCCAAAACGGCCAGAATAGTGGGTGAGCAACCCAATGGTTATTTAGGCGTTGTCATTGAATCACCCGAAACGCAACAGCTAGTACTCACCATTAATGCCAAACGCAAACACTATTATCAAATCATCGCTAATCGCCATAATATTAGCCTTGATAAAGTCGCGACACTCGCGGCACAAAAAGCCATTGAAGCAGCCGAACCTGGGCATATGATCCAAACACCACAAGGGCTGTGGCTAAAAAAATAA
- the sbcB gene encoding exodeoxyribonuclease I, with protein MANAIQPTLFWHDYETFGANPSKDRPSQFAGIRTDLELNIIGEPETFYCKLAPDYLPSPEAILITGITPQLANLKGEPEAEFMKRINTLFSQPNTCVVGYNSLRFDDEVSRHGFYRNFIDPYAREWQNGNSRWDIIDLVRACYAFRPDGINWPKKEDGSPSFKLELLTQANGLSHEKAHDAMSDVYATIAMAKLIKQKQPKLYQYYFNLRRKQAVADHVDVLKMQPLVHVSSKISALQGCTTLIAPVAYHPTNKNSVICINLAMDISPLIELSAQEINHRMYTPRQELSENELPIPLKQIQLNKCPFVGSPKLLDDEVAEKLQFDKAFAREQYKRLKNHPELREKLNQVFELESNRKPITDPDLMLYSGGFFSHADKSKIDIICHTEPRNLAALALQFDDPRIDEMLFRFRARNYPGTLTDSEARKWRDFCQQRLSDADYVIKLENLVEETSENEHKQKLLKALYQYLQSL; from the coding sequence ATGGCTAACGCAATTCAACCCACTTTATTCTGGCACGATTATGAAACTTTTGGGGCAAATCCAAGCAAAGATCGCCCATCACAATTTGCGGGTATTCGAACCGATCTAGAGTTGAACATTATTGGTGAACCTGAAACCTTTTATTGCAAACTCGCGCCTGACTACTTACCGTCTCCCGAAGCCATATTAATTACCGGTATCACTCCGCAGCTTGCTAATCTTAAAGGCGAACCTGAAGCTGAGTTTATGAAACGTATCAATACGTTATTTAGCCAGCCTAACACCTGTGTCGTGGGCTATAATTCATTACGTTTTGATGATGAGGTCAGTCGTCATGGTTTCTATCGTAACTTTATCGATCCCTACGCACGAGAATGGCAAAACGGTAATTCGCGTTGGGATATTATTGATTTAGTTAGAGCTTGCTATGCATTTCGCCCTGACGGTATTAATTGGCCAAAGAAAGAAGATGGCTCACCCAGTTTTAAACTGGAGTTACTCACCCAAGCGAATGGCTTAAGTCATGAAAAAGCCCATGATGCCATGTCTGATGTTTACGCCACCATTGCAATGGCGAAACTGATAAAGCAGAAACAACCTAAACTGTACCAGTATTATTTTAATTTAAGACGTAAACAAGCGGTTGCTGACCACGTTGATGTATTAAAAATGCAACCTTTGGTTCATGTCAGCTCGAAAATTAGTGCGCTTCAAGGCTGTACTACGTTGATTGCACCCGTGGCGTATCATCCAACCAATAAAAATTCAGTGATCTGCATTAATTTGGCCATGGACATCTCACCTTTGATAGAGTTGTCCGCGCAAGAAATTAACCATCGTATGTACACTCCTCGTCAAGAATTATCAGAAAATGAGCTGCCAATACCGCTCAAGCAAATTCAGCTTAACAAATGCCCTTTTGTTGGTTCGCCAAAATTACTGGATGACGAGGTCGCGGAGAAATTACAGTTTGATAAAGCATTTGCACGTGAGCAATATAAACGCTTAAAAAACCATCCCGAATTACGTGAAAAGCTTAACCAAGTATTTGAACTTGAATCAAATCGCAAACCGATTACCGATCCTGATTTAATGCTTTATAGCGGTGGATTTTTTAGCCATGCAGATAAATCTAAAATTGACATTATTTGTCATACCGAACCTCGTAACCTAGCGGCGTTGGCATTGCAGTTTGATGATCCTCGTATCGATGAAATGTTGTTTCGTTTCCGGGCCCGTAACTACCCAGGAACATTAACAGACAGTGAAGCTCGTAAATGGCGAGATTTCTGTCAACAACGCTTATCTGATGCCGATTATGTGATTAAACTCGAGAACCTGGTCGAAGAAACCAGCGAGAATGAACACAAACAAAAGCTATTAAAAGCCCTATATCAATATTTACAATCATTATAG
- the rlmA gene encoding 23S rRNA (guanine(745)-N(1))-methyltransferase, with translation MSYICPICSAPLVKQQNAWQCEQRHQFDCAKEGYVNLLPVQKKKTKDPGDNKEMMFARREFLNQGFYQPLSDKVNQLALEYAPDANKILDIGCGEGYYSHRLFEALQSVTQSHCELFGVDISKSAIRYAAKRYSDLHFCVASAFEMPLADNSFDLAIRIYAPSKIEELQRVIKPGGILITVSPGPTHHYALKQKIYSEPKLHPQGPLVLDGFTYLAHEALSYSLSLTRADDIDHFLNMTPYAWKLSDSQKSQIIEQGLECEIDFKIEIHQREQETIRSLI, from the coding sequence ATGTCTTATATTTGCCCTATTTGCAGCGCCCCGTTAGTGAAACAACAAAATGCTTGGCAATGTGAACAACGTCATCAATTTGATTGTGCCAAAGAAGGTTACGTTAATTTACTGCCTGTACAAAAAAAGAAAACCAAAGACCCTGGTGATAACAAAGAAATGATGTTCGCTAGAAGAGAGTTTCTTAATCAAGGCTTTTATCAGCCCTTAAGCGACAAGGTTAACCAGTTGGCGCTTGAATATGCTCCAGATGCTAATAAGATACTCGATATAGGCTGTGGTGAAGGGTATTACAGTCATCGATTGTTTGAAGCGCTGCAATCTGTCACTCAATCCCATTGTGAGCTTTTCGGGGTAGATATTTCTAAATCTGCGATTCGTTATGCAGCCAAACGCTATTCGGATCTGCATTTTTGTGTGGCGAGTGCGTTTGAAATGCCTTTGGCAGATAACAGTTTTGATTTAGCGATCCGTATTTATGCGCCCTCTAAGATTGAAGAGTTACAGCGAGTGATAAAACCGGGTGGAATATTAATTACGGTTTCACCTGGTCCTACACATCATTATGCTTTAAAGCAGAAAATTTATAGTGAGCCCAAGCTGCACCCACAAGGCCCCTTGGTATTGGATGGTTTTACATACTTAGCTCACGAAGCGTTGAGCTACTCATTGTCGCTAACCCGTGCAGACGATATTGATCATTTTCTTAATATGACACCTTACGCCTGGAAGTTGAGTGATTCACAGAAGTCTCAAATAATAGAGCAAGGGCTTGAGTGTGAGATAGACTTTAAAATCGAAATTCATCAACGGGAACAAGAAACAATCAGATCATTGATATAA
- a CDS encoding GNAT family N-acetyltransferase — MGEHVILEPLSLEHVPGLILAANDGELWKLWYTQIPNFEGMKAYVEYALACEKRGEAVAFAVRDKISGNIIGSTRICHWEQPHRRLEIGYTWYAKSYQRSAINTESKLLLLRYAFNTLDAIAVEFRTHWHNHASRNAISRMGAKQDGILRNHKIQADGTIRDTVVFSIIETEWPQVEQFLSSRLAHYQSLTLSTNF, encoded by the coding sequence ATGGGTGAACATGTCATCTTAGAGCCATTATCTTTAGAGCATGTTCCAGGCTTAATTCTGGCGGCTAACGATGGTGAGTTGTGGAAATTATGGTATACACAAATCCCCAATTTCGAGGGTATGAAAGCGTATGTCGAGTATGCTCTAGCCTGTGAAAAAAGAGGTGAAGCGGTCGCGTTTGCGGTGCGTGATAAAATATCAGGCAATATCATTGGTAGTACTCGTATTTGTCATTGGGAACAACCCCATCGTAGGCTTGAAATTGGCTACACTTGGTACGCTAAATCCTATCAACGAAGTGCTATTAATACAGAATCCAAGTTATTGTTACTGCGTTATGCATTTAATACCTTAGATGCCATTGCGGTTGAATTTAGGACTCACTGGCATAATCATGCCTCTCGAAATGCTATTTCGCGGATGGGCGCCAAGCAAGATGGCATATTACGAAATCATAAAATTCAAGCAGATGGTACCATTCGCGACACGGTCGTGTTTTCGATTATTGAAACGGAATGGCCTCAAGTTGAACAGTTTTTAAGCTCTCGTTTAGCGCATTATCAATCGTTAACATTATCTACAAATTTCTAA